A DNA window from Bactrocera dorsalis isolate Fly_Bdor unplaced genomic scaffold, ASM2337382v1 BdCtg008, whole genome shotgun sequence contains the following coding sequences:
- the LOC125779929 gene encoding AT-rich binding protein-like translates to KQHQQHQQQHQLQQDQTNDDGEINDGPGSSNHTDTHCGVGGPTLHAATLSLSATSVGSTPPSSAEATSTNNFEYYRGVAKNGGSNGCNSCNAATCCRSNATTTTPITNIAAIISCGGLISNSALSTTTPATLCNEQRSGAIVGCLSPPADASTATTTIRAALSTANSKQHQQHQQQHQLQQDQTNDDGEINDGPGSSNHTDTHCGVGGPTLHAATLSLSATSVGSTPPSSAEATSTNNFEYYRGVAKTVAATAATAATQRHAVAATPPLPPPSQTLPPSSAVAASSATAHYPPPHQQHYATSNAVAPLSDAFHHQQMHLQLQQQYEQHYQLQTVLTVVFVSLFR, encoded by the exons aaacaacatcagcagcatcAACAGCAGCACCAGCTACAACAGGATCAAACTAACGATGATGGCGAAATAAATGATGGGCCCGGCTCATCGAATCACACCGATACGCATTGTGGCGTCGGTGGCCCGACACTGCATGCAGCAACGCTATCTCTGTCAGCAACATCCGTAGGCAGCACACCACCGAGCAGCGCTGAAGCGACAAGTACCAACAATTTCGAGTATTACAGGGGCGTCGCTAAAAACGGTGGCAGCAACggctgcaacagctgcaacgCAGCGACATGCTGTCGCAGCAACGCCACCACTACCACCCCCATCACAAACATTGCCGCCATCATCAGCTGTGGCGGCCTCATCAGCAACAGCGCACTATCCACCACCACACCAGCAACACTATGCAACGAGCAACGCAGTGGCGCCATTGTCGGATGCCTTTCACCACCAGCAGATGCAtctacagctacaacaacaatacgagcAGCATTATCAACTGCAAACAGT aaacaacatcagcagcatcAACAGCAGCACCAGCTACAACAGGATCAAACTAACGATGATGGCGAAATAAATGATGGGCCCGGCTCATCGAATCACACCGATACGCATTGTGGCGTCGGTGGCCCGACACTGCATGCAGCAACGCTATCTCTGTCAGCAACATCCGTAGGCAGCACACCACCGAGCAGCGCTGAAGCGACAAGTACCAACAATTTCGAGTATTACAGGGGCGTCGCTAAAACGGTGGCAGCAACGGCTGCCACAGCTGCAACGCAGCGACATGCTGTCGCAGCAACGCCACCACTACCACCCCCATCACAAACATTGCCGCCATCATCAGCTGTGGCGGCCTCATCAGCAACAGCGCACTATCCACCACCACACCAGCAACACTATGCAACGAGCAACGCAGTGGCGCCATTGTCGGATGCCTTTCACCACCAGCAGATGCAtctacagctacaacaacaatacgagcAGCATTATCAACTGCAAACAGTGTTGACAGttgtttttgtgagtctatttcggtga